A stretch of [Clostridium] scindens DNA encodes these proteins:
- a CDS encoding tocopherol cyclase family protein yields MTRYYHGKKKKYPYFEGWYLKHQAEGRMIAFIPAIHADEQGKWTASIQMITEEGSWCFSYPASQCTIERRRFRVMIGENLFTEKGIWVNLKNKDVSVYGNISYGPFAKLKKDIMGPFKRVPFLECNHGVLSMMHRTRGGLLINGREVDLDEGLGYIETDWGSSFPKEYLWTQCIFTEKKKGSLMLSVADVPIGRWCFRGCICQIEVPGRTYRLATYLGAKVTRLSASEAVVRQGKLCLKVTKLGERSYGLSAPRQGSMTRIIRESPVCRIRYQLWEKGSQIFDIVDNHASFEYVNDAKR; encoded by the coding sequence GTGACAAGATATTATCATGGAAAGAAGAAAAAATATCCATATTTTGAAGGGTGGTACCTGAAGCACCAGGCAGAGGGCAGGATGATTGCCTTCATCCCAGCGATCCACGCGGATGAGCAGGGGAAATGGACGGCATCTATACAAATGATAACAGAAGAAGGCTCCTGGTGCTTTTCCTATCCCGCCTCCCAATGTACGATCGAGAGAAGACGCTTCCGGGTGATGATCGGGGAGAACCTGTTTACGGAAAAAGGCATCTGGGTCAATCTGAAGAACAAAGACGTATCCGTCTATGGAAATATCTCTTATGGCCCGTTTGCCAAGTTAAAGAAGGATATTATGGGGCCGTTTAAAAGAGTTCCGTTTCTAGAATGCAATCACGGCGTTCTGAGCATGATGCACAGAACCAGAGGAGGGCTGCTGATAAATGGAAGGGAAGTGGATCTGGACGAGGGGCTGGGGTATATAGAGACAGACTGGGGAAGTTCTTTCCCAAAGGAGTATCTCTGGACGCAATGTATCTTTACGGAGAAAAAGAAAGGAAGCCTGATGCTTTCTGTAGCTGACGTACCGATTGGAAGGTGGTGCTTCCGAGGATGCATCTGCCAGATAGAGGTTCCGGGACGGACCTACCGGCTTGCCACCTATCTGGGGGCGAAAGTTACAAGGCTTAGCGCCAGCGAAGCGGTAGTAAGACAAGGAAAACTGTGCTTAAAGGTGACCAAGCTGGGAGAGCGGTCCTATGGGCTGAGCGCGCCGCGGCAGGGCAGCATGACGAGGATTATAAGAGAAAGCCCTGTATGCAGGATCCGATACCAACTTTGGGAGAAGGGAAGCCAGATATTTGATATCGTGGATAACCATGCGTCCTTTGAATACGTAAATGATGCCAAGAGATAG
- a CDS encoding sensor domain-containing diguanylate cyclase — MKNRILLKTNLFVCFVIIVGFLLTAILSYESNYSTSIKNIEQVSTLTSEGIYYQINSMFTKPVNISMTMANDNLLREFLSKEEGHLDDPAYLDTLQGYLNSYQEKYHYDSVFLVSAATSRYYNFNGLDRVLEKGDPENAWYYDRMLGSDDEYGINVDNDEVEGAGNAITVFVNCKIHRNDGTLLGVVGVGVRIDSLQRTLKKYQDQFNMSAYLINDSGKIEVSPQYSGYEEVNLFDMVFHEKDNKERILSWKEEGTAFKAWNLDKNGEKQNYIVARYLPELQWHLVVARDTSELMEKLSRQFILTVTVILIILSLILLLITRVIRRFNTQIVQLTQSVEEERRAVFEKATGQMFENIYELDVSNNCPANQATEAYFESLGAPHGTSFDEALRIIAQKQIKEEFRQGYIDTFLPENVMKAYEQGIEGLQYEFMTTKDGEHYYWMRITARIVKWELDQSIHMLVYRQNIDAEKRQEQKMLRLAQTDEMTGLLTKTATQRRAMQELASSPNDCFAFFIFDIDNFKQANDLYGHAFGDSVILAFAATIRDNFRSNDILGRIGGDEFVAFLRIQDYEWAKQKASSLCKALSSEHAWGSMTWHVSASIGVAFSPQHGTDYDTLYQNADAALYETKERGRGGYTVYQEKGLSKGSDYPPSM; from the coding sequence ATGAAAAATCGCATTTTATTAAAAACAAATTTATTTGTGTGCTTCGTAATCATCGTCGGATTCCTTCTGACCGCGATACTCAGTTACGAGTCCAACTACAGCACATCAATTAAAAATATCGAGCAAGTATCCACCTTGACATCAGAAGGAATCTACTATCAGATAAACTCTATGTTTACGAAGCCGGTAAACATTTCCATGACTATGGCCAATGATAACCTGTTAAGAGAGTTCCTCTCCAAAGAAGAGGGCCATCTCGATGATCCGGCTTATCTGGATACGCTTCAAGGGTATTTAAACTCTTACCAGGAAAAGTACCACTATGATTCCGTGTTTCTCGTTTCCGCCGCCACCTCACGGTATTACAACTTCAATGGCCTGGACCGGGTACTGGAAAAAGGGGATCCGGAAAATGCATGGTACTATGACCGTATGCTAGGATCAGACGATGAATATGGCATAAATGTAGATAATGACGAGGTGGAAGGAGCCGGCAATGCAATTACCGTCTTCGTCAACTGCAAGATACACAGGAATGACGGAACCCTCCTTGGCGTAGTGGGCGTGGGAGTGAGGATTGATTCCCTGCAGCGCACGCTGAAGAAGTATCAGGATCAGTTCAATATGAGCGCCTATCTGATCAATGACTCCGGCAAGATCGAAGTATCCCCCCAATATTCCGGCTATGAAGAAGTGAACCTGTTTGACATGGTCTTCCACGAGAAGGATAACAAGGAGCGAATCCTGTCCTGGAAGGAAGAAGGCACTGCCTTTAAGGCATGGAACCTGGACAAAAACGGAGAGAAGCAGAATTACATCGTGGCAAGATATCTCCCGGAACTCCAATGGCATCTGGTCGTAGCGAGGGATACTTCGGAATTGATGGAGAAACTGAGCCGGCAATTCATCCTCACCGTAACCGTCATCCTCATCATCCTTTCTCTGATCCTGCTGCTGATCACCCGCGTGATCCGGCGCTTTAACACGCAGATCGTACAATTGACCCAATCGGTAGAGGAAGAGCGGCGCGCGGTGTTTGAAAAGGCCACCGGGCAGATGTTTGAAAATATCTACGAGCTGGACGTTAGCAATAACTGTCCGGCCAACCAGGCTACGGAAGCGTATTTTGAAAGCCTGGGGGCTCCCCACGGCACCTCTTTTGATGAGGCGCTGCGCATCATCGCGCAAAAGCAGATCAAGGAAGAGTTCCGCCAGGGCTACATTGATACCTTCCTCCCGGAAAATGTAATGAAGGCATATGAACAAGGCATCGAAGGCCTTCAATATGAATTTATGACTACGAAAGACGGGGAGCATTACTACTGGATGCGGATCACGGCCCGCATCGTAAAATGGGAACTAGACCAGTCCATCCACATGCTGGTATACCGGCAGAATATTGATGCTGAAAAGCGGCAGGAACAGAAGATGCTAAGGCTGGCCCAGACCGATGAGATGACCGGCCTTCTGACGAAGACGGCCACTCAGCGTCGGGCTATGCAAGAACTTGCCAGTTCCCCGAATGACTGCTTCGCTTTCTTCATCTTTGACATCGACAACTTCAAGCAGGCCAATGACCTGTATGGCCATGCTTTCGGCGATTCTGTCATCCTGGCATTCGCCGCCACCATCCGGGATAATTTCCGGAGCAATGACATCTTAGGAAGAATCGGAGGAGACGAATTTGTAGCCTTTTTGCGAATACAGGATTATGAATGGGCAAAGCAGAAAGCCAGTTCCCTATGCAAGGCGCTCAGCAGCGAGCATGCCTGGGGCTCCATGACCTGGCACGTATCCGCAAGCATTGGAGTCGCTTTTTCGCCGCAGCACGGCACGGATTATGACACGCTCTACCAGAACGCAGACGCCGCGCTGTATGAGACCAAGGAACGCGGGCGCGGAGGCTACACGGTTTATCAAGAAAAAGGCCTTTCTAAGGGATCAGACTATCCGCCAAGCATGTAG
- a CDS encoding NAD-dependent epimerase/dehydratase family protein has protein sequence MKKIYIVTGANGHLGNTLIRLLRKQEADIRGLILPGEEIEDDGRVRYVKGDIRDIESLRPLFEDLEGKEAYVFHTAGIVDISEKVSPLLYEVNVNGTKNVIALCREYSVRRLVYVSSVHAIPDTDSMSVLKEIKEFSPEKVVGGYARTKAEATQAVLAAVQGGLDAVIVQPSGIIGPYDHSGNHLVQLVTDYLGGRIPVCVKGGYDLVDVRDVAYGCLMAAEKGKSGECYILSNRHYEIQEVLKMVRRIAGGRRIPVIPSWMAHLAAPLMQWHARRRKERPLYTGYSLYALKSNDKFSHEKAVRDLGYQPRDLYETLKDTVRWQKKNGD, from the coding sequence ATGAAGAAAATCTATATTGTTACCGGGGCCAATGGACATCTGGGAAACACTTTGATCCGGCTGCTTAGAAAGCAGGAGGCGGATATCCGCGGCCTGATCTTGCCGGGAGAAGAGATAGAGGACGATGGCCGGGTCCGGTACGTTAAAGGCGATATCCGCGACATAGAGTCTCTGCGGCCGTTGTTTGAAGATCTGGAAGGGAAAGAAGCATATGTCTTCCATACGGCAGGGATCGTCGACATATCCGAAAAAGTCTCGCCGCTTCTCTATGAAGTGAATGTAAATGGAACCAAGAACGTAATTGCGCTGTGCCGGGAATATAGCGTACGGCGGCTGGTATACGTCAGTTCTGTCCATGCGATTCCGGATACGGACAGCATGTCAGTCCTAAAAGAGATCAAAGAATTTTCTCCGGAGAAGGTAGTGGGAGGATATGCCAGAACAAAGGCAGAAGCCACGCAGGCAGTGCTGGCGGCGGTACAAGGCGGGCTGGATGCGGTAATCGTCCAGCCGTCCGGGATTATTGGCCCTTACGATCATTCGGGCAATCATCTGGTCCAGCTGGTGACCGATTATCTTGGCGGCCGGATTCCAGTATGCGTAAAGGGCGGATATGATCTTGTCGATGTCCGGGATGTGGCTTATGGCTGCCTTATGGCCGCGGAAAAAGGAAAGAGCGGCGAATGCTACATCCTATCAAACCGTCATTATGAGATCCAGGAGGTATTGAAGATGGTACGAAGAATAGCGGGAGGCAGAAGAATCCCGGTCATTCCGTCCTGGATGGCGCATCTTGCAGCCCCTCTGATGCAGTGGCACGCAAGGCGCAGGAAGGAGCGTCCGCTCTATACCGGCTACTCCCTCTATGCGTTAAAAAGCAATGACAAATTTTCCCATGAGAAGGCCGTCCGGGATCTGGGATACCAGCCACGGGATCTGTATGAGACGCTGAAAGATACCGTGCGCTGGCAGAAGAAAAACGGAGACTAA
- a CDS encoding EamA family transporter → MNLYVPIFIVVLSNTLYHICAKSTPDGINTFASLSISYTVGAVASVLMYFLTQKNADLIAEYRHLNWSSFALGLSVVGLEAGFILMYKAGWNISTAQIVQSVILAVVLIFVGCLLYKEIITVQKIVGILICLGGLYLINK, encoded by the coding sequence TTGAATCTATATGTTCCAATCTTTATCGTCGTTCTGTCAAATACCTTGTACCATATTTGCGCTAAGTCAACGCCAGATGGAATCAACACCTTTGCCTCGCTCTCTATCTCCTATACGGTTGGAGCCGTCGCTTCTGTGCTCATGTATTTTCTTACACAGAAAAACGCAGATTTGATCGCAGAATATCGGCACCTAAACTGGAGCAGTTTTGCCTTGGGGCTTTCTGTGGTGGGACTTGAAGCTGGTTTTATTCTGATGTATAAGGCCGGATGGAATATTAGCACGGCTCAAATCGTTCAAAGTGTTATTCTTGCGGTAGTACTCATTTTTGTGGGATGTCTTTTATATAAGGAAATAATCACCGTCCAAAAAATCGTCGGCATCCTTATCTGCCTGGGCGGCCTGTATCTAATTAATAAATAG
- a CDS encoding zinc-dependent alcohol dehydrogenase: protein MTQAIMTEPGNIIYQEVDIPEVKPDQIKVKMKRIGICGSDIHVNHGKHPYTSYPVVQGHEVSAEVVETGKDVTNCKVGDKVTIQPQVVCGKCYPCTHGMYNDCEVLKVMGFQTTGMASDYFVVDANKALVLPEEMSWDHGAMIEPLAVAVHAVRRYAADMTGKKAVVLGGGPIGNLVAQTAKALGAEVVLLSELSAYRLDTAKKCGIATVNPSEEDLLEAIIEACGEDRADVIFECIGINPTMKQAIAYARKGSHIVVVGVFGDLATVDMAAVQDHELTLLGSAMYREEDYIKAIELVAAGKIEFEALITHRFGFREFKKGYDTIDLEKDKAMKVMINMEA from the coding sequence ATGACACAGGCAATTATGACGGAACCAGGAAATATCATCTACCAGGAGGTGGATATCCCCGAGGTGAAGCCGGATCAGATCAAAGTAAAGATGAAGCGGATCGGAATCTGCGGATCCGATATACATGTCAATCACGGAAAGCACCCTTATACCAGCTATCCAGTCGTCCAGGGACACGAAGTCAGCGCAGAGGTGGTGGAGACGGGCAAGGATGTGACAAACTGCAAGGTAGGCGACAAAGTGACCATTCAGCCACAGGTGGTATGCGGCAAGTGCTATCCTTGCACGCACGGAATGTACAATGACTGCGAAGTACTGAAGGTCATGGGATTCCAGACTACCGGAATGGCCAGCGATTATTTTGTAGTAGATGCCAATAAGGCGCTGGTACTTCCAGAAGAGATGTCCTGGGATCATGGCGCGATGATCGAGCCGCTGGCTGTCGCTGTCCATGCCGTACGCCGCTATGCCGCTGACATGACCGGTAAAAAGGCTGTCGTGCTGGGCGGAGGACCAATCGGCAACCTCGTTGCACAGACCGCAAAAGCGCTGGGCGCAGAGGTCGTGCTTCTATCAGAACTCAGTGCTTATAGGCTTGATACCGCTAAGAAGTGCGGGATCGCCACGGTCAATCCGTCTGAGGAAGATCTGCTTGAAGCCATCATCGAAGCTTGCGGGGAAGACCGGGCTGATGTCATCTTCGAATGTATTGGAATCAACCCAACCATGAAGCAGGCGATCGCATATGCAAGAAAGGGAAGCCATATCGTAGTCGTAGGCGTATTTGGAGATCTGGCCACCGTAGATATGGCAGCCGTCCAGGATCACGAACTGACGCTTCTTGGAAGCGCGATGTACCGGGAAGAAGACTACATCAAGGCAATCGAGCTGGTGGCCGCCGGAAAGATCGAATTCGAGGCCTTGATCACCCACCGTTTTGGATTCCGGGAGTTCAAGAAAGGATATGATACCATCGACCTGGAAAAGGACAAGGCTATGAAGGTCATGATCAACATGGAAGCATAA
- a CDS encoding GntR family transcriptional regulator, giving the protein MLDKTNRIDKSVPIPLYFQLKELILAEIKEGRYKSGDLIPTEKEISDAFQISRTTVRQAITELVQEGRLYRVKSKGTFVAQPKITQEFIRKIESFNDQMYRSGMTPSTEVLELKTLKGTEAEDSVLKALELRESDSVIFLYRKRMADGEPIVTTKTYLPYKECDFLLSHDLVKEQLYSILSQKDETRIFRIERTVEAIEAKAEDVKLLDMKRGKPIQYFVSIGYNAFGKPIEYTLSRYRGDRNKFEVTVFPENKS; this is encoded by the coding sequence ATGTTAGACAAGACAAATAGAATTGATAAGTCGGTTCCGATTCCATTATATTTTCAATTGAAGGAACTGATTTTGGCGGAGATCAAAGAAGGACGTTATAAGAGCGGAGACTTGATCCCCACGGAGAAGGAAATCAGCGACGCATTCCAGATCAGCCGGACTACGGTAAGACAGGCTATTACAGAACTGGTTCAGGAAGGACGTCTGTACCGGGTGAAGAGCAAAGGGACTTTTGTGGCCCAGCCAAAGATCACCCAGGAATTCATACGCAAGATTGAAAGTTTTAATGACCAGATGTACCGGTCGGGCATGACGCCGAGTACGGAAGTGCTGGAACTAAAGACGCTTAAGGGGACGGAGGCTGAGGATTCGGTCCTGAAGGCGCTGGAACTAAGGGAAAGCGACTCCGTCATCTTTTTGTACCGGAAACGAATGGCAGACGGCGAACCCATCGTAACTACGAAGACCTACCTTCCATACAAAGAATGTGATTTCTTATTAAGCCATGACTTGGTAAAAGAACAGTTATACAGCATTCTTTCACAGAAGGACGAGACAAGGATATTCAGGATCGAGCGTACGGTGGAAGCCATAGAGGCTAAGGCAGAAGATGTGAAATTGCTGGATATGAAGCGGGGAAAGCCCATTCAATATTTTGTTTCCATTGGATATAACGCATTTGGAAAGCCAATCGAATATACCTTGTCCAGATATCGCGGGGACCGTAATAAATTTGAGGTAACCGTGTTTCCGGAGAATAAAAGTTAA
- a CDS encoding DNA alkylation repair protein: MSEPLKNMYDYESLNAVAIAIKEIYPSFQADEFLEMTIDETWDDLQLKARCRKISTNLGVLLPREYQKALEILEQAVHGFSYAYFFPDFIEVYGLEDWEVSINALERTTQYWSAEFAVRAFLRKDETRMMAQMYAWSKHESEHVRRLASEGCRPQLPWGQVLDSFKKDPTPIIPILEQLKNDSSAYVRKSVANNLNDISKTHPDLVLGIARKWYGMTDHTDWIVKHGCRTLLKKADSEAMAFFEFDDTASVKLLEFVLDKTSISIGDSIAFSFSVLAEKEVKARLEYGIDYVKSNGRRSRKRFKISEVTLKENEERSYEKKHSFKDLSTRRHYPGIHSIAIIVNGAERDKLDFSLEK; this comes from the coding sequence TTGTCGGAACCATTGAAGAACATGTATGATTATGAGTCGCTTAATGCAGTTGCAATCGCCATCAAGGAGATCTATCCTTCCTTTCAGGCAGACGAGTTCTTAGAGATGACGATAGATGAGACGTGGGATGATCTGCAATTAAAAGCAAGGTGCAGAAAAATAAGCACGAATTTGGGCGTACTGTTGCCCCGGGAATATCAAAAGGCGCTGGAAATTCTTGAACAAGCGGTTCACGGATTCTCATACGCTTATTTCTTTCCTGATTTTATTGAAGTATACGGACTGGAGGACTGGGAAGTATCGATCAATGCGCTGGAAAGAACTACGCAATATTGGTCTGCCGAGTTCGCGGTGCGAGCATTTCTGCGAAAAGATGAAACACGCATGATGGCTCAGATGTATGCCTGGTCTAAGCATGAAAGCGAACACGTAAGAAGGCTGGCGAGCGAGGGCTGCCGTCCGCAGCTGCCCTGGGGACAGGTGCTGGACAGTTTTAAAAAGGATCCCACGCCCATCATCCCCATATTAGAACAGTTAAAAAATGATTCCTCCGCCTATGTTAGAAAGAGCGTTGCGAATAATTTGAACGATATCTCAAAAACACATCCGGATCTGGTGCTGGGCATAGCTAGGAAGTGGTATGGAATGACCGATCATACCGACTGGATAGTAAAGCACGGCTGCCGTACCCTGCTTAAAAAGGCGGATAGCGAAGCAATGGCGTTTTTTGAATTCGACGATACAGCGTCCGTAAAACTGTTGGAATTCGTGTTAGACAAGACATCGATTTCGATTGGGGATAGCATAGCTTTTTCGTTCTCGGTATTAGCAGAAAAAGAAGTAAAAGCCAGACTGGAATATGGGATTGATTATGTGAAATCGAATGGAAGAAGATCCAGGAAACGATTCAAGATATCAGAAGTGACATTAAAAGAAAACGAGGAAAGATCTTATGAGAAAAAACATTCTTTCAAAGATCTGAGTACAAGAAGGCATTATCCGGGCATCCATTCCATTGCGATTATTGTGAACGGAGCAGAACGGGACAAACTTGATTTTTCTTTAGAAAAATAA
- a CDS encoding FAD-dependent oxidoreductase produces the protein MTNKSYWMDTATIRERHCLPGDMNIDTVIIGGGMAGILTAYFLKQKGKECIVLEAGRIGSGQTRNTTAKVTSQHDLIYADLIKAKGEKQARQYAQANEKAIEEYRSVIHKMNIECDWEDCSSYLYTQDQGQRLHNEFMAAVRLGIAARWTEKTELPFPIQGALRFDGQGRFHPLKFLKAVSEEVEVFEHTKVQKATSDGVQTDRGNVKASNIVFACHYPFPIIPGHYFMRMHQERSYVIALENAPLTEGMYLGIDPGSLSVRSAGGMLLVGGEGHRTGENPNGGEYERLIKRAGEYWPESKEAYRWSAQDCMPLDDIPYIGRYSGSRKNWYVATGFKKWGMTSSMVAAMILSEQICGRISPYEEVFSPQRMPGLKGMGNMALEGAHAAANLAGTSKLSADAKENIRTTRCSHMGCQLSLNPEEGTYDCPCHGSRFDARGNLLDGPAQKGICKGGDRR, from the coding sequence ATGACAAATAAGTCCTACTGGATGGATACGGCAACGATCAGGGAACGGCATTGCCTTCCGGGAGATATGAATATTGATACGGTGATCATTGGCGGAGGAATGGCGGGAATCCTGACTGCATACTTCCTGAAGCAGAAAGGGAAGGAATGCATCGTTCTGGAGGCCGGGCGTATTGGAAGCGGACAGACCAGGAACACGACGGCCAAAGTCACGTCCCAGCATGATCTGATCTATGCGGACCTGATCAAGGCCAAGGGAGAGAAGCAGGCCCGCCAATATGCGCAGGCAAATGAAAAAGCGATCGAGGAATACAGATCAGTCATTCATAAGATGAATATCGAGTGCGACTGGGAGGACTGCTCATCGTATCTGTATACGCAGGACCAGGGGCAAAGGCTTCATAATGAATTCATGGCGGCTGTAAGACTTGGGATCGCGGCAAGATGGACGGAAAAGACAGAACTGCCTTTCCCGATTCAGGGAGCCCTCCGGTTTGACGGGCAGGGAAGGTTCCATCCGCTTAAGTTTTTAAAGGCCGTTTCAGAGGAAGTGGAAGTATTTGAACATACGAAGGTGCAAAAGGCGACTTCTGACGGGGTGCAGACAGACCGCGGAAATGTAAAGGCTTCCAACATTGTGTTTGCATGCCACTATCCGTTCCCGATCATCCCGGGACATTATTTTATGCGGATGCATCAGGAACGCAGTTATGTGATCGCCCTTGAAAATGCGCCTTTGACCGAAGGAATGTATCTTGGCATCGATCCGGGAAGCCTGTCGGTTCGAAGCGCGGGAGGAATGCTGCTAGTGGGCGGGGAAGGACACAGGACCGGAGAGAACCCGAATGGCGGGGAGTATGAGCGGCTAATCAAAAGGGCGGGCGAGTACTGGCCGGAAAGCAAAGAAGCCTACCGATGGTCGGCGCAGGACTGCATGCCCCTGGACGATATTCCGTATATTGGGAGATACAGCGGCAGCAGGAAAAACTGGTACGTGGCCACAGGATTTAAGAAATGGGGAATGACCTCCTCTATGGTGGCTGCCATGATTCTCTCCGAGCAGATATGCGGAAGAATCAGCCCCTATGAAGAGGTATTCTCCCCCCAGAGAATGCCTGGCCTTAAGGGAATGGGGAACATGGCCTTAGAAGGCGCCCATGCGGCGGCTAATCTTGCCGGCACGTCAAAACTTTCCGCGGACGCGAAAGAAAACATCAGGACAACCCGATGCTCCCATATGGGATGCCAGCTGTCCTTAAATCCGGAAGAAGGGACGTATGACTGTCCGTGCCATGGCTCAAGATTTGATGCCCGGGGGAATCTGCTGGATGGCCCGGCACAAAAAGGAATCTGTAAAGGAGGCGATAGACGGTGA
- a CDS encoding TetR/AcrR family transcriptional regulator has protein sequence MRKNDQRIRLTKMLIRRAFLDLLRTKPMQGISIKELCTAAGINRGTFYSHYTDIYDLLEQIEDDMMHDFQEALKPLLDSGEKELTPLKITTGIFQCLKENADICAVTLGAYGDKNFATQLLNIGRENCVESYAKYFAGATPKQIEYYYSFVSSGCIGLLEKWLADGMTCSAEEIAEIAENIMMSGIHFLSDKQ, from the coding sequence ATGAGAAAAAACGACCAGCGCATAAGGCTTACTAAGATGCTGATCCGCCGGGCATTCTTGGATCTGCTGCGCACGAAGCCTATGCAGGGCATCTCCATCAAGGAACTATGCACGGCAGCGGGCATCAACAGGGGAACCTTCTATTCCCACTATACGGATATCTATGATTTGCTGGAGCAGATTGAAGACGATATGATGCATGATTTCCAGGAGGCGTTAAAGCCTTTGCTGGATTCCGGTGAAAAGGAACTGACCCCGCTAAAGATCACGACCGGCATCTTCCAGTGCCTGAAAGAAAACGCCGATATCTGCGCCGTCACCCTTGGCGCATACGGGGATAAAAATTTCGCGACCCAGTTATTAAACATAGGCCGCGAAAACTGTGTGGAAAGTTATGCAAAATATTTTGCCGGCGCCACTCCTAAACAGATCGAATACTACTATTCTTTCGTAAGTTCCGGCTGCATCGGACTGCTTGAAAAATGGCTTGCCGACGGCATGACTTGCAGCGCCGAAGAAATCGCTGAAATTGCGGAGAACATCATGATGAGCGGGATTCACTTCTTATCAGACAAACAGTAG
- the rpiB gene encoding ribose 5-phosphate isomerase B — protein MKIGIGNDHAAVDMKFEVADYLKSLGYEVVNYGTDKKESCNYPEYGEAVARAVVSKEVDLGILICGTGVGISLAANKVKGIRAAVCSEPATARLSRQHNNTNILAFGARIVGMELAKDIVKAWLDAEFEGGRHQTRVDMIMEIENK, from the coding sequence ATGAAGATAGGAATCGGCAATGACCATGCCGCGGTGGACATGAAGTTTGAGGTAGCAGATTATCTGAAATCACTGGGCTATGAAGTGGTAAATTACGGCACCGATAAGAAGGAAAGCTGCAACTATCCGGAATACGGAGAGGCAGTTGCCAGGGCAGTAGTATCGAAGGAAGTAGATCTGGGAATTCTGATCTGTGGAACCGGAGTGGGGATCTCTCTGGCTGCCAACAAAGTGAAGGGCATCCGTGCGGCTGTATGTTCCGAGCCGGCAACGGCAAGACTATCCAGACAGCACAACAATACGAATATCCTGGCCTTCGGGGCCCGCATCGTAGGGATGGAGCTGGCGAAGGACATCGTGAAGGCATGGCTGGATGCAGAGTTTGAGGGCGGACGCCATCAGACGAGGGTGGACATGATTATGGAGATTGAAAATAAGTAA
- a CDS encoding Cof-type HAD-IIB family hydrolase, protein MVKLIASDLDGTLLKNGAQELPPQVCGLILKLKEKGIHFAAASGRQLHSIKNLFAPVKDQISYITENGSLCISEDGTVLSKGLIQRELGLEIFRAAKEYGDCHCLLSCESKCYTDSADKAFLDYLINDMHNDMGIVDDLSSITEPFLKVAVCDFEGTKNLMPYFKERFDGEIKVVTSGNLWVDFIAPNANKGTALKDLAEYMHIKPEEIIAFGDQYNDTEMLQFAGISYAMSGGAPGISYYSTYVTDSVEEVLADLAASV, encoded by the coding sequence ATGGTCAAATTAATCGCAAGCGATCTGGACGGTACCCTGCTAAAGAACGGGGCTCAGGAACTTCCTCCACAAGTCTGCGGCCTGATCCTTAAGTTAAAGGAGAAGGGCATCCATTTTGCCGCCGCCAGCGGAAGGCAGCTTCACAGCATAAAGAATCTCTTTGCCCCCGTCAAGGATCAGATCTCTTATATCACCGAGAATGGGTCCTTATGCATATCCGAAGACGGAACCGTCCTTTCAAAAGGATTGATCCAAAGAGAACTGGGACTTGAGATATTCCGGGCCGCGAAGGAATATGGAGACTGCCATTGTCTCCTGTCCTGCGAGTCCAAATGCTACACGGATTCTGCCGACAAGGCATTTCTTGATTATCTAATCAATGATATGCACAACGATATGGGAATCGTCGATGATCTAAGTAGTATAACGGAGCCCTTTCTGAAGGTTGCCGTCTGCGACTTCGAAGGCACCAAGAATCTTATGCCTTACTTCAAGGAACGGTTTGATGGGGAGATCAAAGTGGTGACTTCCGGTAATCTCTGGGTGGACTTTATCGCTCCTAACGCCAACAAAGGCACTGCCTTAAAAGATCTGGCAGAGTACATGCATATCAAGCCGGAGGAAATCATTGCTTTCGGTGATCAGTATAACGACACCGAGATGCTGCAGTTTGCAGGCATCAGTTATGCTATGTCCGGGGGCGCGCCGGGCATCTCCTACTACTCTACCTATGTAACGGACTCTGTAGAAGAAGTGCTGGCAGACCTTGCTGCTTCAGTATAA